Proteins from a genomic interval of Salinarchaeum sp. Harcht-Bsk1:
- a CDS encoding glutamate--cysteine ligase, with protein MDRGSADVFTELGTIGIEEEFYVVDDAGRPTAGTDELVYETEPPEILEDRLDHELFKCVIETQTPTIDRLDDAAGILDDVRDALVEHASANGFQIAAAGLHPTAKWRELEHADKPRYRAQLDRIQYPQHRNTTAGLHVHVGVDDADKATWIANELRWYCPVILALSANSPFWCGFDTGLHSARAKIFEALPNTGIPTQFADFDDYLTFENRMIDSDAIEDRGELWYDVRPHSAHGTVEVRSPDGQADPARVMAFVEYVHALVLDLADRYEDGEDGTAYRREALDENKWRAIRYGQDASFLQPDGTTVPLGEVVEREADRLDVDGIRDIYETESGAARQRRLQSDADVDALCESLLLPGQ; from the coding sequence ATGGATCGCGGCTCGGCGGACGTGTTCACGGAACTCGGCACGATCGGCATCGAGGAGGAGTTCTACGTCGTCGACGACGCGGGACGCCCGACGGCCGGCACCGACGAACTCGTCTACGAGACCGAGCCACCCGAGATTCTCGAGGACCGGCTGGACCACGAACTCTTCAAGTGCGTTATCGAGACCCAGACGCCGACGATCGACCGGCTCGACGACGCTGCCGGGATTCTCGACGACGTCCGTGATGCCCTCGTCGAGCACGCCAGCGCGAACGGGTTCCAGATCGCGGCCGCGGGCCTCCACCCGACCGCGAAGTGGCGCGAACTCGAACACGCCGACAAGCCACGGTATCGCGCCCAACTCGATCGGATCCAGTACCCCCAGCACCGCAACACCACCGCGGGTCTCCACGTCCACGTCGGCGTCGACGACGCGGACAAGGCCACCTGGATCGCAAACGAACTGCGCTGGTACTGCCCGGTGATCCTCGCGCTCTCGGCCAACTCGCCGTTCTGGTGTGGCTTCGACACCGGCCTCCACTCCGCTCGCGCGAAGATCTTCGAGGCGTTGCCCAACACCGGGATCCCGACGCAGTTCGCGGACTTCGATGACTACCTGACCTTCGAGAACCGGATGATCGACAGCGACGCGATCGAGGACCGCGGCGAACTCTGGTACGACGTCCGGCCCCACTCCGCGCACGGCACCGTCGAGGTTCGCTCCCCCGACGGCCAGGCGGATCCGGCGCGCGTGATGGCGTTCGTCGAGTACGTCCACGCGCTCGTCCTCGACCTCGCGGACCGGTACGAGGACGGCGAGGACGGAACGGCCTACCGCCGCGAGGCCCTCGACGAGAACAAGTGGCGCGCGATCAGGTACGGCCAGGATGCGTCCTTCCTGCAACCGGACGGCACGACGGTTCCGCTGGGCGAGGTCGTCGAGCGCGAGGCCGACCGACTCGACGTCGATGGAATCCGCGACATCTACGAGACCGAGAGCGGCGCCGCGCGGCAACGGCGCCTCCAGTCCGACGCCGACGTCGACGCGCTCTGTGAATCGCTCCTCCTGCCAGGACAGTAA
- the psmA gene encoding archaeal proteasome endopeptidase complex subunit alpha codes for MQGSQQQQAYDRGITIFSPDGRLYQVEYAREAVKRGTAAVGVRTSDGVVLVADRRTRSPLVEASSVEKLHEVDDHLGIASAGHVADARQLVDLARRRAQMEWLRYDQPLGVEALTKEITDHIQQYTQTGGARPFGVALLVAGIEDGEPRLFETDPSGTPYEWSAVAVGGGRDTIQEYLEDHYGESLTLDDGIGLALEALASASDGDLDPHGVEIATVDVESERFDALDPDTVAAIVTEHGLAEEGGDE; via the coding sequence ATGCAAGGTTCCCAACAACAGCAGGCCTACGACCGGGGGATTACCATCTTCTCCCCGGACGGACGCCTCTACCAGGTCGAGTACGCCCGCGAGGCGGTCAAGCGCGGGACAGCAGCGGTCGGCGTGAGGACGTCCGATGGCGTCGTCCTCGTCGCGGATCGCCGGACGCGTTCGCCTCTCGTCGAGGCCAGCAGCGTCGAGAAGCTCCACGAGGTCGACGACCACCTCGGGATCGCCTCCGCGGGGCACGTCGCCGACGCCCGACAGCTCGTCGACCTCGCGCGGCGTCGCGCCCAGATGGAGTGGCTCCGCTACGACCAGCCCCTCGGCGTCGAGGCGCTCACCAAGGAGATCACCGACCACATCCAGCAGTACACCCAGACGGGTGGCGCACGCCCCTTCGGCGTCGCGCTCCTCGTCGCGGGCATCGAGGACGGCGAGCCGCGCCTCTTCGAGACGGACCCATCCGGCACGCCCTACGAGTGGTCCGCGGTCGCCGTCGGCGGCGGCCGCGACACGATTCAGGAGTACCTCGAAGATCACTACGGCGAGTCGCTGACCCTCGACGACGGCATCGGACTCGCCCTCGAGGCGCTGGCGAGTGCCTCGGATGGCGACCTCGATCCCCACGGCGTCGAGATCGCGACGGTCGACGTCGAGAGCGAGCGCTTCGACGCGCTCGATCCGGACACCGTCGCGGCGATCGTCACCGAACACGGCCTCGCCGAGGAGGGTGGTGATGAATGA
- the psmB gene encoding archaeal proteasome endopeptidase complex subunit beta — protein MMDDARGRDGLVPDGSTSDPDPFAPELVPNDAVGDATQHHDDETVNKTGTTTIGISTEDGVVIATDRRASLGGRFVSNKRVQKVEQIHPTAALTLVGSVGGAQSLIRTLRSETSLYGTRRGEDLSIPALATFAGNVMRGGPFFATHPILGGVDEDGSHVYSIDPAGGVLEDDYVVTGSGTQLAYGAIEGEYDPELSIEEAVTLAARGVHAATERDTGSGNGIYVATITDDGVDIEDYDDVAELL, from the coding sequence ATGATGGACGACGCACGCGGGCGTGACGGACTCGTCCCCGACGGCTCCACGTCGGATCCCGATCCCTTCGCACCCGAACTCGTCCCGAACGACGCCGTCGGCGACGCGACCCAGCACCACGACGACGAGACCGTGAACAAGACCGGGACGACGACGATTGGCATCTCGACCGAGGACGGCGTCGTCATCGCGACCGACAGGCGCGCCTCGCTGGGCGGCCGGTTCGTCTCGAACAAGCGGGTCCAGAAGGTCGAGCAGATCCACCCGACCGCAGCCCTCACGCTCGTGGGCTCCGTCGGCGGCGCCCAGAGTCTAATCCGGACGCTGCGCTCGGAGACGAGCCTCTACGGCACGCGCCGCGGCGAGGACCTCTCGATCCCCGCGCTCGCGACGTTCGCCGGGAACGTGATGCGTGGCGGCCCGTTCTTCGCGACGCACCCGATCCTGGGCGGCGTCGACGAGGACGGCAGCCACGTCTACTCGATCGACCCTGCAGGCGGCGTCCTCGAGGACGACTACGTCGTCACCGGGAGCGGCACCCAGCTCGCCTACGGTGCGATCGAGGGCGAGTACGACCCGGAACTGTCCATCGAGGAGGCCGTCACGCTCGCGGCCCGCGGCGTCCACGCCGCCACCGAGCGCGACACCGGCTCCGGTAACGGGATCTACGTCGCGACGATCACCGACGACGGCGTCGACATCGAGGACTACGACGACGTCGCGGAGCTACTCTAG
- a CDS encoding transcription factor S has translation MQFCEECGSMMKADGDVMVCTSCGAEQPRDADEEAAFVSTEEQSTDDVIETEEGADFEGKPTANDVHCDECGHTEAWYTIKQTGAADEPPTRFFKCKECGYRWREYN, from the coding sequence ATGCAGTTCTGTGAGGAGTGCGGTTCGATGATGAAAGCCGACGGGGACGTGATGGTCTGCACCAGTTGCGGCGCCGAGCAGCCCCGCGACGCCGACGAGGAGGCAGCCTTCGTCAGCACCGAGGAACAGAGCACCGACGACGTCATCGAGACGGAGGAGGGCGCGGACTTCGAGGGGAAACCGACCGCCAACGACGTGCACTGCGACGAGTGCGGTCACACCGAGGCCTGGTACACGATCAAGCAAACCGGCGCGGCCGACGAGCCGCCGACGCGGTTCTTCAAGTGTAAGGAGTGTGGGTATCGCTGGCGGGAGTACAACTGA
- the ppc gene encoding phosphoenolpyruvate carboxylase, protein MPLHNRTVRQDVRELGALLGDVLEDQTSTADFETVEDLRTSAIDYRGGELGSRQHLHDVLDGLSPEESSVVARAFTTYFELINLAEERERVRAIRQGSQDDDLEDSLEEAAEELADADLDPDEVEAVLDDVLIEPTFTAHPTEARRKTVKSKLRAVANHLETLDERHLTDKEQGHVERDVDAEVTSLWQTPQVRNRRPEPEDEARNVQWYLENTLYDVVAEVYDEFEAALDDEFDDVDVPKLFEFRSWAGSDRDGNPFVTPEVTTNTLERQRRVVLENYRQDLKALSGVLSQDGSRIDVGEAFEASLEEDRERLPKIAEEAEERYPGEPYRQKLKLMRERLQRVGDVRPGGYEDATELHEDLQDVAKSLRRNGADAVDEAHVEPLARRVDTFGFSLASLDLRDHQANHTETISELLGREGLDYAGMDEEERVEVLTDGILQDEPVVDLEDREGLSDTAARVARRFHKLGDWQREFGVEAIDTYAISMTDEPSHVLEVLFLADHADVVELPGHCGLDIVPLLETEYALSGARRIMGTLFENEAYAQALEARDGLQEIMLGYSDSNKENGFLAANWSLYKNQRRLAEICDDFDVTMRLFHGRGGSISRGGGPMNDALLSLPNSTITGQVKFTEQGEAISEKYGNPRIAERNIEQMLNAQVRARHRAIEQPVEDVPEAWYDAMDEMADAAREEYRDLLETDGFVQYFEEATPITVIEDLNMGSRPASRSGERNVEDLRAIPWVFSWTQSRCILPGWYAIATGIESWLEDGGDVETLQEMYEEWPFFQTRLDNAAQALGRTDFEIAQEYADLAHPDLREEFFPRLQDEYEQAVDLLTDITGRDHPIDREWLRESLDRRNPYVDPLNLLQTHLLAQTHRTETEERTLRLTVKGIAAGMKNTG, encoded by the coding sequence ATGCCACTGCACAACAGGACCGTTCGGCAGGACGTCCGCGAGCTCGGCGCCCTGCTCGGGGACGTCCTCGAGGATCAGACCTCGACGGCCGACTTCGAGACCGTCGAGGACCTCCGGACCTCGGCCATCGACTACCGCGGCGGGGAGCTCGGATCGCGCCAGCACCTCCACGACGTGCTCGACGGCCTCTCGCCGGAGGAGAGCAGCGTCGTCGCTCGCGCGTTCACGACCTACTTCGAGCTGATCAACCTCGCGGAGGAACGCGAGCGCGTCCGGGCCATCCGACAGGGCTCCCAGGACGACGACCTGGAGGACAGCCTCGAGGAGGCCGCCGAGGAGCTCGCCGACGCGGACCTCGACCCCGACGAGGTCGAGGCCGTGCTCGACGACGTCCTCATCGAGCCGACCTTCACCGCGCACCCGACGGAGGCCCGCCGGAAGACGGTGAAGTCGAAGCTCCGCGCGGTCGCGAACCACCTCGAGACCCTCGACGAGCGCCACCTGACTGACAAGGAGCAGGGCCACGTCGAGCGCGACGTCGACGCCGAGGTCACGAGCCTCTGGCAGACGCCCCAGGTCCGGAACCGCCGCCCCGAACCCGAGGACGAGGCCCGGAACGTGCAGTGGTACCTGGAGAACACGCTCTACGACGTGGTCGCCGAGGTCTACGACGAGTTCGAGGCCGCCCTCGACGACGAGTTCGACGACGTCGACGTGCCGAAGCTCTTCGAGTTCCGATCCTGGGCCGGCAGCGACCGCGACGGCAACCCGTTCGTCACGCCCGAGGTCACGACCAACACGCTCGAACGCCAGCGACGCGTCGTGCTCGAGAACTACCGCCAGGACCTGAAGGCGCTCTCCGGCGTCCTGAGCCAGGACGGGAGTCGCATCGACGTCGGGGAGGCGTTCGAGGCGTCACTCGAGGAAGATCGGGAACGCCTGCCCAAGATCGCGGAGGAGGCCGAGGAGCGCTACCCCGGCGAGCCCTACCGCCAGAAGCTCAAGCTGATGCGCGAGCGCCTCCAGCGCGTCGGCGACGTCCGCCCCGGTGGCTACGAGGACGCGACCGAGCTGCACGAGGATCTTCAGGACGTCGCGAAGAGCCTCCGGCGCAACGGTGCCGACGCCGTCGACGAGGCCCACGTCGAGCCGCTCGCCCGCCGCGTGGACACCTTCGGGTTCAGCCTCGCGTCGCTCGACCTCCGCGACCACCAGGCCAACCACACCGAGACGATATCCGAATTGCTCGGACGCGAGGGACTCGATTACGCCGGCATGGACGAAGAGGAACGCGTCGAGGTGCTGACCGACGGCATCCTCCAGGACGAACCGGTCGTCGACCTCGAAGACCGGGAGGGGCTCTCGGACACCGCTGCCCGCGTCGCGCGACGCTTCCACAAGCTGGGCGACTGGCAGCGGGAGTTCGGCGTCGAGGCGATCGACACCTACGCCATCTCGATGACCGACGAGCCGTCTCACGTGCTGGAGGTCCTCTTCCTCGCGGACCACGCCGACGTCGTCGAACTGCCCGGCCACTGCGGGCTCGACATCGTGCCCCTCCTCGAGACGGAGTACGCGCTCTCTGGCGCCCGCCGGATCATGGGCACGCTGTTCGAGAACGAGGCCTACGCTCAGGCGCTGGAGGCCCGCGACGGCCTCCAGGAGATCATGCTGGGGTACTCCGACTCCAACAAGGAGAACGGGTTCCTCGCCGCCAACTGGTCGCTCTACAAGAACCAGCGCCGTCTCGCCGAGATCTGCGACGACTTCGACGTCACGATGCGGCTGTTCCACGGCCGCGGCGGCTCCATCTCCCGCGGCGGAGGGCCGATGAACGACGCCCTCCTCTCCCTGCCGAACTCGACGATCACCGGGCAGGTGAAGTTCACCGAGCAGGGCGAAGCCATCTCCGAGAAGTACGGCAACCCGCGGATCGCCGAGCGTAACATCGAGCAGATGCTCAACGCACAGGTCCGGGCCCGTCACCGTGCCATCGAACAGCCCGTCGAGGACGTCCCTGAAGCGTGGTACGACGCGATGGACGAGATGGCCGACGCCGCCCGCGAGGAGTACCGCGACCTCCTCGAGACCGATGGCTTCGTCCAGTACTTCGAGGAAGCGACGCCGATCACCGTCATCGAGGACCTCAACATGGGATCGCGACCGGCCTCCCGCTCGGGCGAGCGCAACGTGGAGGACCTCCGCGCCATCCCGTGGGTGTTCTCCTGGACGCAGTCCCGGTGCATCCTCCCGGGCTGGTACGCGATCGCCACGGGCATCGAGTCCTGGCTGGAGGACGGCGGCGACGTCGAGACGCTCCAGGAGATGTACGAGGAGTGGCCGTTCTTCCAGACGCGCCTCGACAACGCCGCGCAGGCGCTCGGCCGCACCGACTTCGAAATTGCCCAGGAGTACGCCGACCTCGCTCATCCGGACCTCCGAGAGGAGTTCTTCCCGCGGCTCCAGGACGAGTACGAGCAAGCCGTCGATCTCCTCACCGACATCACCGGCCGCGACCACCCGATCGATCGCGAGTGGCTGCGCGAGTCGCTCGATCGGCGTAACCCCTACGTCGACCCGCTGAACCTGCTCCAGACGCACCTGCTCGCCCAGACCCACCGGACGGAGACCGAGGAGCGTACTCTCCGGCTGACGGTGAAGGGCATCGCAGCGGGGATGAAGAATACGGGATAG
- a CDS encoding VOC family protein: MGHDWADADHAGQLHHVELYASDLDASADFWGWLLGELGHEPKDDWDGGRSWVNGPTYVVLIEAEDEEPAYDRNAPGLNHLAFHAGSREQVDRIIEGVRERSDASVLYPDQHPHAGGYYALYCEDPEGIKVEVVAPE; the protein is encoded by the coding sequence ATGGGCCACGACTGGGCCGACGCCGACCACGCGGGGCAACTCCACCACGTCGAGCTATACGCGTCGGACCTCGACGCGTCGGCCGACTTCTGGGGCTGGCTGCTCGGCGAACTCGGGCACGAACCAAAGGACGACTGGGACGGCGGCCGGTCCTGGGTGAACGGGCCGACGTACGTCGTGCTGATAGAGGCCGAGGACGAGGAGCCTGCCTACGATCGGAACGCACCGGGGTTGAACCACCTCGCGTTCCACGCAGGGTCGCGAGAGCAAGTGGATCGGATTATCGAGGGCGTCCGGGAGCGCTCGGACGCGTCGGTGCTCTACCCGGATCAACATCCCCACGCCGGTGGCTACTACGCGCTGTACTGCGAGGATCCGGAGGGTATCAAAGTGGAAGTCGTCGCGCCGGAGTGA
- a CDS encoding NYN domain-containing protein — MTTHPGQRVAVLADAQNLYHTAQSLHTRNVDYAALLERAVDDRELVRAIAYVIRADAPEEESFFEAVEEIGFEPKIKDIKTFGDGSQKADWDVGISLDAVTLASHVDTMVLCTGDGDFARLCSHLRHEGVRVEVLSFEASTAEELIDATDEFVDLGGDPDRYLL, encoded by the coding sequence ATGACGACGCATCCGGGCCAGCGCGTCGCCGTCCTGGCGGACGCGCAGAACCTCTATCACACGGCCCAGAGCCTGCACACGCGGAACGTCGACTACGCCGCGCTTCTGGAGCGGGCGGTCGACGACCGCGAACTCGTGCGTGCGATCGCGTACGTGATCCGTGCGGACGCGCCGGAAGAAGAGAGCTTCTTCGAGGCCGTCGAGGAGATCGGGTTCGAACCGAAGATCAAGGACATCAAGACGTTCGGCGACGGCTCGCAGAAGGCCGACTGGGACGTGGGGATCAGCCTCGACGCCGTCACGCTCGCCTCCCACGTCGACACGATGGTCCTCTGTACCGGCGACGGCGACTTCGCGCGCCTCTGCTCGCACCTCCGACACGAGGGCGTGCGCGTCGAAGTCCTCTCCTTCGAAGCCTCGACCGCCGAAGAGTTGATCGACGCGACCGACGAGTTCGTCGACCTCGGGGGCGATCCGGACCGATACCTGCTGTAG
- a CDS encoding DUF5822 domain-containing protein gives MPEPVETTDPDGVDFGRVMQLTFVYTIVIGAPLVALVSIPFSLPTWGDRATFAIRIGAIVWFVTSIAVYLLERRRVAES, from the coding sequence GTGCCCGAGCCCGTCGAGACCACGGATCCGGACGGCGTCGACTTCGGCCGGGTGATGCAGCTCACCTTCGTCTACACGATCGTGATCGGCGCGCCGCTGGTTGCGCTCGTCTCGATTCCGTTCTCGCTGCCGACCTGGGGCGATCGCGCGACGTTCGCGATCAGGATCGGCGCGATCGTCTGGTTCGTGACCTCGATCGCGGTCTACCTGCTGGAGCGGCGACGGGTCGCCGAGTCCTGA
- a CDS encoding HAD family hydrolase: MSHEFEARVYDLDGTLVRLDVDWQEAASDVVAVYEDAGHDVDPDRDLWSLVNEAGRYAVQDEVEAVLSEHERAGAEASEALPLADEVDSTRDPIGVCSLNCEDAVEIALEKHGLDRYVNSLVGRDTLREQKPDPTPLLTALDQIGATPVSTVFIGDSATDEQAAERAGIPFQWVEDRVQQHY, from the coding sequence GTGTCACACGAGTTCGAGGCCCGGGTGTACGACCTCGATGGAACGCTGGTTCGTCTCGACGTCGACTGGCAGGAGGCGGCCAGCGACGTCGTCGCCGTGTACGAGGACGCCGGACACGACGTCGATCCGGATCGCGACCTCTGGAGCCTCGTGAACGAAGCAGGACGGTACGCCGTCCAGGACGAGGTCGAGGCCGTGCTCTCCGAGCACGAACGGGCCGGCGCGGAGGCCTCCGAGGCGCTGCCGCTCGCCGACGAGGTCGACTCGACGCGGGACCCGATCGGCGTCTGCTCGCTAAACTGTGAGGACGCCGTCGAGATCGCACTCGAAAAGCACGGTCTCGACCGGTACGTGAACTCGCTCGTAGGGCGAGACACCCTCAGGGAACAGAAACCGGATCCGACGCCGTTGCTGACGGCACTCGATCAGATCGGCGCGACGCCGGTCTCGACGGTGTTCATCGGCGACTCGGCGACAGACGAGCAGGCCGCAGAGCGCGCCGGGATTCCGTTCCAGTGGGTCGAGGATCGCGTCCAGCAGCACTACTGA
- a CDS encoding acyl-CoA dehydrogenase family protein, with amino-acid sequence MQLTEEQRTMRDVVREFAETELRPADREGDETETFPEGAWDDLTELDLTGIAVPEEFGGIDADMVTYAVLNEAVAYGSLSIATAMSVHGLACACIDTFGSDAQRERWLPEMATGRPVGAFALSEPGAGSNPAEMTTTARREGDEYVLDGEKQWITNATRAGVAIVFAKAVPEDAGAGASPDDTGETVTQFLVPTDLDGFAVGEPEDKLGLRASDTAPITLDSVRVPAENRLTEEGRGLAAAFEILTGGRVAIGAQSVGLAEAAFDDAVAYAQEREQFDGPIADIQTIRHKLAEMRTELESARLLTREAARKLEAGADDAAVAASMAKYSASESAMSITNEALQIHGGYGYVSEFDVERYYRDAKITEIYEGTTQIQKEIVARHVLGEQ; translated from the coding sequence ATGCAGCTGACCGAGGAGCAACGGACCATGCGGGACGTGGTCCGCGAGTTCGCCGAGACGGAACTCAGGCCAGCCGATCGCGAGGGCGACGAGACGGAGACGTTCCCCGAGGGCGCCTGGGACGACCTGACCGAACTGGATCTGACTGGAATCGCGGTGCCGGAGGAGTTCGGTGGCATCGACGCCGACATGGTGACCTACGCCGTGTTGAACGAGGCCGTCGCCTACGGCTCGCTGTCGATCGCGACTGCGATGTCGGTCCACGGACTCGCCTGCGCCTGCATCGACACGTTCGGGAGCGACGCCCAGCGCGAGCGCTGGCTGCCCGAGATGGCGACCGGCCGGCCCGTCGGCGCGTTCGCCCTCTCCGAACCCGGCGCCGGTTCGAACCCCGCGGAGATGACGACGACGGCTCGGCGCGAGGGCGACGAGTACGTCCTCGACGGCGAGAAACAGTGGATCACCAACGCAACGCGGGCCGGCGTCGCCATCGTGTTCGCGAAGGCGGTGCCCGAGGACGCGGGGGCAGGTGCCAGCCCCGACGACACTGGCGAGACGGTCACGCAGTTCCTCGTGCCGACGGATCTCGACGGGTTCGCCGTCGGCGAGCCCGAGGACAAACTCGGCCTGCGCGCCTCCGACACCGCGCCGATCACGCTCGACTCGGTCAGGGTTCCCGCCGAAAATCGCCTGACAGAGGAAGGGCGGGGACTCGCGGCTGCATTCGAGATCCTGACGGGCGGCCGGGTTGCCATCGGCGCACAGTCCGTCGGACTCGCGGAGGCGGCCTTCGACGACGCCGTCGCGTACGCCCAGGAGCGTGAGCAGTTCGACGGCCCGATCGCGGACATCCAGACGATCCGGCACAAGCTGGCCGAGATGCGCACCGAACTCGAGAGCGCCAGGCTCCTCACGCGGGAGGCCGCCCGGAAGCTCGAGGCAGGGGCCGACGACGCTGCGGTGGCCGCGAGCATGGCGAAGTACAGTGCGAGCGAGTCGGCGATGTCGATCACGAACGAGGCCTTGCAGATCCACGGCGGCTACGGCTACGTCTCGGAGTTCGACGTCGAGCGGTACTACCGCGACGCGAAGATCACAGAGATCTACGAGGGGACGACCCAGATTCAAAAGGAGATCGTCGCGCGGCACGTCCTCGGCGAGCAGTGA
- a CDS encoding winged helix-turn-helix domain-containing protein, whose amino-acid sequence MTGAVAFVLGSEARREVLARLADCDDSGRGIVAACDASESAVYDALGRLEDRGYVEETSEGAWRLTGAGRLVADTVERCERLDCVIGGDAEYWAAHDPTGLPAEFRRTIDRLECCEVVRSPDTDPYRAARRVERAIESATTVAIVAPIYSDRHAEALLETDAERRRLIMTPGMVDRLLEDEPAGPDTELGDLQIRVQPASISMTVTDGSLLFSLPTPDGSFDATSEVVAEGDAAIEWGRRLFEHYWERGTPVGQWIADEHPEALASENVHAPDVPDEVAGERSPEQE is encoded by the coding sequence ATGACCGGGGCTGTCGCCTTCGTCCTTGGTTCGGAGGCGCGACGGGAGGTGTTGGCACGACTCGCCGACTGCGACGACAGCGGGCGTGGGATCGTCGCCGCCTGTGACGCAAGCGAGTCCGCCGTGTACGACGCCCTCGGCCGACTCGAGGACCGTGGCTACGTCGAGGAGACGTCCGAGGGCGCGTGGCGGCTGACCGGGGCCGGCCGCCTCGTCGCGGACACCGTCGAGCGCTGCGAGCGTCTGGACTGCGTCATCGGCGGCGACGCGGAGTACTGGGCGGCCCACGACCCAACCGGGCTCCCAGCCGAGTTCCGTCGCACGATCGACCGCCTCGAGTGCTGCGAGGTCGTTCGCTCGCCGGACACCGATCCCTACCGCGCGGCACGCCGGGTCGAGCGGGCGATCGAGAGCGCGACCACCGTCGCGATCGTCGCGCCGATCTACAGCGATCGCCACGCCGAGGCCCTGCTCGAGACCGACGCCGAACGACGGCGACTGATCATGACGCCCGGGATGGTCGACCGGCTGCTCGAAGACGAGCCCGCAGGCCCGGACACCGAACTCGGCGACCTCCAGATCCGCGTCCAGCCCGCGTCGATCTCGATGACGGTGACCGACGGTTCCCTGCTGTTCTCGCTTCCGACCCCGGACGGTAGCTTCGATGCCACCTCCGAGGTCGTCGCGGAAGGCGACGCGGCGATCGAGTGGGGCCGACGCCTCTTCGAGCACTACTGGGAGCGAGGCACTCCGGTCGGCCAGTGGATCGCGGACGAACACCCCGAGGCGCTCGCCTCGGAGAACGTCCACGCACCTGACGTCCCCGACGAGGTCGCCGGGGAACGGTCGCCCGAGCAGGAGTAG
- a CDS encoding multiprotein-bridging factor 1 family protein, whose translation MAKYSTGGSSGSGDGDACELCGAETDALREANVAGAQLLVCRDCAPHDDAAKTESRTGGGQDAGGSDDDQEIDRTRRAVQNTAKANDVWDGDSSHWEEEGTDYDDDPLPYLVSGYGEALTEARQEAGLQREELGEEMGIDESTLLAIEQGRATQAGVPGSVVEALEERLDVELSEQ comes from the coding sequence ATGGCGAAGTACTCGACGGGTGGCTCCTCGGGTTCGGGCGACGGCGACGCCTGCGAACTCTGTGGAGCGGAGACCGACGCCCTCCGGGAGGCGAACGTGGCCGGGGCGCAGCTGCTGGTGTGTCGGGACTGCGCGCCCCACGACGACGCGGCGAAGACGGAATCCCGGACGGGCGGCGGCCAGGACGCGGGGGGTAGCGACGACGACCAGGAGATCGACCGGACCCGACGCGCGGTCCAGAACACCGCCAAGGCCAACGACGTCTGGGACGGAGACTCCTCCCACTGGGAAGAGGAGGGCACGGACTACGACGACGACCCGCTCCCGTACCTCGTCTCCGGCTACGGCGAAGCGCTCACCGAAGCGCGCCAGGAGGCGGGCCTCCAGCGCGAGGAACTCGGCGAGGAGATGGGAATCGACGAGTCAACGCTGCTCGCGATCGAGCAGGGCCGAGCGACCCAGGCGGGGGTTCCCGGGTCGGTCGTCGAGGCGCTGGAGGAGCGACTCGACGTCGAACTGAGCGAACAGTAG